The Lolium perenne isolate Kyuss_39 chromosome 6, Kyuss_2.0, whole genome shotgun sequence genome segment GCCTCTGGTGATCCGATCTGCTGGAGGCAGGGGTGGTGGGCCTGGACTAGAATTAGGAGCACACGTTGTCGCAGCCTATCTGGTCGTGTGGGTCCACTTGCGGCTGGGATTCCTCCGTGGGCCCCCACAGGCCGAGCTCCCTCTCCAAATCCTCCAACCACCACTCCTTTGCCGCCTCTTGTTGACTGGCGTTTGTCGTACTACATGGCACTCGCGCGAAATCGTCATCGATGATGCTCCAGATGTCGGTGTCCATGTCGATCTCTGGCAGCTCGAGCAGCTCCTCCAGCCCGCCGACGGACGGCGTCAAGGAGGAAGTCGAGCACGAAGATGGTAGCATTGGCGCAGCGGCCGGGCACGCCTCCTCTGGCGCGTCGACCAGCATGTCCAATATGTCGATGTCTGGCTCGAGCTCGAGTTCGAGTGGGGGTAGCATATCGGTCATCTCGGGCTCGTTGGTCGTCTCGCACTGCTCGCCGGCCTCCGTGTCGCTGCCGCTTGAGCCGTTGCTCGTCGTCGTtatcgccgtcgatgaggacccaGAAGACAGCGAAGGGACCGGCGCGTCGTTGGAGTCTCCGTTGGCCGCCTCGCGGTTGTTCTTGTCAGTGGCTGGCTTCTGCTCCGTCTGCGACTGCGACGCCTTCTTCTTGAGGTGCGTGTTCCAGACGTTCTTGATCTCGTTGTCCGTCCTCCCGGGCAGGCACGCCGCGATCCTTGACCACCTGAATCAGATTGGAAGTTTGGTCAGAACACCAGACTCTCCTGGACCCAACAATCTGCAGAGATGAATCCCTTCCAAATCACGCCATGCAAAGCTTACTTGTTGCCGAGCGAGGCGTGCAGCTTGATGACGGTCTCCTCCTCGTCGGGGGTGAAGTTGCCGCGCCTGAGGTCCGGGCGCAGGTAATTGATCCACCGCAGCCGGCAGCTCTTCCCGCACCGGAGAAGGCCTGCTTGCCTGGGGAGGGCGCGCCAGTTCGAGTGGCCGTGCTTCTGAATGTAGGCGACGAGGCGCATGTCCTCCTGCGGCGTCCACGAGCCCCTGTTCAGCCCCACCTTGGCGCAGCACGGTGCCCTGCCTCGCCCCATAGCACCTCACCTCACCACTCGACCTTGATTTGCTAACACTGCCAAGTGCAGGAAGTGTTTGTTTGGACGAGGCAGAGGATCAGTGGCCGGcacagatatatatatgcactgtGGTACTGGTGACAAGCCCAGCAGTTGCGAGGGCCTACCTCCTACCTCCCAGACTATTGCGTTTACCTACCAAACCTGAAACCCCTGTCCCAGGATAGCAAAATGTACTACCTCCCTCCCTCCAGCTTCTTCTGGGGCCGGCCGGCGATCCCTTCGTGGCTCAGCTTTTCTCTCAGATCGATAGATCATGCGTTGCAGGGTCTACTCGCTTCGCTGTGCTGTTGTTAATCACGAAGTGCGACTCATCCTGTCCTGTTGGTAGCACATACACTGAGTGAGCTCACACGTATACTACTTGCTTAAAAATCACTAAATCGGGATGATGATTTCTGCAGTGCTTTTTTGCACCCCAAAAGTTCGAGACAACCTTTTGGAGTGGTTGAGGAAATTAGAAATGATTGCGCTTTCTTTTTGTTAGGAGGATTAAAGTGATTTTTTATTTGTTTCGATATGAATCCACCCTTCATTATCTCTTAATTTGAAAATCAGTAGTAGCAGCTCTTTATTTGTCTTAGTGGGAGAGAAGTGTATCCATCCCATCCTCCATTGATTAGTCTCTTCTGGACTCGATCAATTATTATGGGTATGATCGAACTTTGAGTCcactagttgaatggtttgagtctaGTGCTTGAAATGGCTCAAGTTCAACCTATAGTAACTTAGTAAGTAGCGAGCGGCAGCCATCGCCAATCAACGCTGTCGTTGTCTTAAGAAATCTGGCTAACTAGGAAGCTAGCTGTTACTCCTACTTGTGCTTAGGAAAAGTAGGCTCAAATGTGACGGCATGATTTCTTGGCTCTGTGGTGACCCCATTGCCGTTTCCTTCTTTTGATTGCGCAAGATCTCTAATGTGCCGCAATACCTTTGTTTATAGGCCATGTCTAAAATAAACAGACACAGGTCCTTTTGGTTTAGCTGCGAGTTAATTAAGCGTTTGAAAATTTGAAACCAGACACTGCTTTCAGTGGGAGCTTAGAAAAAAAAAGGTAATTTCCAAGAGAACCGCTGAACTATTCTGCAGGCAAAGCAACACAAGTTATGAAGATTAAGagagatctatcagtaagcaacattGACTTAAACGAAATCTATGTACAGCGCTACTTGTGTTCTTTTCGAGGAATCAACATTTCTACAATAGTACTACTCTAAGACTCTTACCTCTCACGAATTCAGTGGAAGAAGATCCTGGTAAGTTCAGCCCAACTTAGCGGATGTCCATGTGTATATTTTTCTGTGATTCACTCTATATTCTTGTCAGCACTCATATCATAGTGTTGGTGCAATACTAGCGGGATATATATGCTGGACCAATTCACGACTCGGGCATTCATATCATATTGTTGGTGGAAGCTTAGAAAGTAAGGTAATTTCAAAGAGAACTTCTGAACTATTCCGCAGCCAAACCAACACAAGGTAGTGATCTATCAGTCCCCTAAATAACCGAGTGTTGTCTGGTTTTCTGCCCCATTCTTCTTATGAACTTGATCAGTTTTCTTCTTGTTCGAAAAATTGTCGGAGGATCCCCGCACTCTCAGGAGGTTCGTAAAAAAATAACAATATCCCCGCTGATAGCTGCTCGACAAAAATAGCATGTAATCTAAGTAGTTTCAGAGTTTGCGCAGATCAAATATTTTTAGGTTCATCTGTAAGTATAGAAAAAACTACCGACATGGACAATATCAAACTGATATTAATATATGTGCATTGAAACATGTTCTCACATATGTAAGGATGTTTCCCTAATGCAAAAATTCATATCCAAAATTATGATGTTTCCCTAACGCGGAGATCATGCATATGTTGTAAACTACTTATATTACATTCTTCAACCATGAAAAACAGAAGTTCTTAGTTGTATAGTACAAAGGTAAGTTCAGAAGTAATTATGGCTCACTAAGTATAACTTATATAACTCTTCAGAAAATTGAGGGCAACATAGTTCCccaccccccacccccccccccccccccccccacacacacacacccacccaccaccaccacccacaaGACACACATAAGTTGGTAGACGCTAGGGTTCTACCAGGACTAGGGCGGAGGTTGTATGGGTGGAAGGGAGGGTGGCGAGGCTGGAGGTGCGGACGTCGGCGACTCGGCGCCGTGGCCGCGTGTGAGGAGGAAGACGGCGGTGCgctggaggcggcggctagggtttagggatcCCGTCTCCTGAGGGAGACGGCAACAAATATGTTTATTGCTTGTCATAAAACGAAGGTGTACATGTGTTTATATAATAGGCTAGCTACTCGAAACCCTAGATAATTTGGGCTAAGCCCTTAATTCGGTCCACTATTGGGCCTCTTCCGTGCATACTGGAGCCTGACCATAACATCTTTCCTCCGCCTTctcaaacagctcgtcctcgagctgaacATCTGGAAACTCCTGGCGAAACTCGTCGAGCTTCTCCCATGTAGCTTCTTCCTCAGACAGGCTAGCCCACTGCACCAGTAAATGCCAGATTTCGCGATGTTGCTGCGCCTTCAACACCTTCTCGGGTCCCGGCAGAAGGCGGCCATCAGAAGTAGGAGGAAGTGTAGGCGTCGCTGCCGGAGGATCCCCCCGGTAGGCCTTTAGTACCCCACATGGAAAACGTCGTGAATGCGAGAGCCAGCCGGCAGCTCCAGGCGGTACGCGAGCGTGCCGACATGCTCTAGCACTCGAAAGGGGCCTGCATAACGAGGGCCCAACTTGTGCTTGGCGCGCGGGTTTAGGGACTACGTCGTCCTGTGAAGGAGGCACAGCCAGACCCAGTCACCCACCGCGAACTCCGCCTCGCGATGATGAGTGTCATAGTACTTCCTGGCCAGCTGCTGTGTTTGGATAAGACGCTGGCGCGCCCAGCCAGGATCTCGTCGCGGGTGTCCCAGGCTCGTAAGGCAACATCGTCGGAGGTGGACGCCCATAAACCACCTCGAAAGGCGTGGTATGCAGGGCGGAATGATAGGAGGTGTTGTAGCAGTACTCCGCCCATGCCAACCAATCCACCCAAGCTCGTGGACGATCTCCTGTAACACAGCGCAAGTACATGGCAATCACCTTGTTAACCACCTCGGATTGGCCGTCCGTCTGCGGGTGGAACGCCATGCTCAGGCGAAGCTTCACGCCAGCCAGCCGAAAGAGATCACGCAAGACGTGACCAGTGAACACGGGATCACGATCGCTGACGATGGACGAAGGGAAACCGTGGAAGAGGACGATGCCGTCGAAGAAGGCCCGCACCACGGATGCGGCTGTATACGGATGGCCGAGAGCGATGAAGTGCGCATACTTGGAGAAGCGGTTGACCACCGTGAGGATGACGAACTTGCCGCCCACCTTGTGGAGgccctcgatgaagtccatggaaaTATCAGCCCACACCTGCGAGGTCACGGCCAGCGGCTGTAGCAGACCTGCAGACCACAGCGTCTTCGTCTTGTTACGCTGGCACGTCACGCACGACCTCACCCAGTCTTGGACCAGCGCACTATCACCCTGGATGTAGAAATCAACACGGAGACGGTGGAGTGTCTTCTGCACGCCCTCGTGTCCCGAAGAATGCGCCAAGAGAAGGACCTGATGGCGAAGGTCGCCATGGTCTCGCACGAAGAGGCGGCGCCCATGGAGGAGCAGCCCATCGTCCTGGCGCCAGGGCGCCGCCAGCTCGCCCGCATCAAGGCGCTGGCGCAGATCCTGGGCATCCGCGGCAGTGCAGGTAGCCCGACGGATGTCATTGATGAAGGCGAAGGACGGCCCGGAGCAGATGCACATGACAGTGCCTGCGGCGGCGACGTCGTCCGCAACCTCCTCAGTGTCACGACGGGAGAGGGCTTCGACGACCGTGTTGAGAAGGCCCGGACGGTACTCGACGGTGAGATCGAAGCCGAAGAGCTTGTTGATCCACTGGTGCCACGGAACGGTGGAGAGGCGCTACTCCAGCAAGAACTTCAGGCTGTAGTGATCCGTGCGAACACGGAAAGTCCGCCCCCAGAGATAGGGTCACCAATGGCGCACGGCCTAGACCAACCTGACGAGCTTGCGCTCGTACGCCGCGAGCTTGTGATGACGAGCAGCGAACGGGCGGCTGAAGAAGGCCAGTGGCCCTTCGCCCCGGTGTAGGACGGCGCCGAAGCCGATGCCGGAGGCGTCATAGTCCACCACGAACGGCCTATCGAAGTCCAGCATCTAGAGCATGGGCCCCGTCATGAGCGCCCGCTGGAGAGCCTGGAACACCTCAGTCGCCTCCGCGTCCCAAGAGAAGGCGTCGCGGCGCAGAAGACGGGTCAGTGGCGCGGCGATGAGGCCGAAGTCCCGGAGTTACTTCCGGTAGTAGCCTGCGAGGCCCAAGAAGCCGCGAAGAGCCCGCGGTGACTTCGGGGTCAGCCACGCAGCAATGACAGCGACCTTGTCAGCATCCATCGCGACTCCCTCCGCCGAGATGACGTGTCCCAGGTACGTGATGGAGGTCGTGTCgaacgagcacttcgagcgcttgaggtgaagatgatgcgctcgaagctcgttgaagatGATGGCCACGTGCTGCAGGTGCTCCGCCCATGATGAACTGTAGATAAGAATGTCATAAAAAAAACAAGAACAAAGTTGCGCAAGTAGGGGCTGAGCACGTCGTTCATCAGGGCCTGGAACATCGCCGGCGCGTTGGAGAGTCCGAATGGCATCACCAAGAACTCGAAGTCCGGAACGCCGTCTTCACGATATCGTCCGGATGCATCCGCACCTGATGATAGCCGTAGCGCAGGTCGAGCTTGGTGAAGAAACGCGCCCCATGTAGCTCGTCCAAGAGTTCGTCCACCACGGGGATGGGGAATTTTTCCTTGGACGTCCTGGCGTTGAGGGCGCGATAGTCGATGCAGAAATGCCACGTGTCGTCGGCCTTGCGCACTAGGAGCACCGACGCGGAGAACGGCAATGTCGAAATCCGGATGATGCCCTGTGCGAGCATGACCGCCACCTGACGCTCGAGCTCGTCCTTCTGCAGCTGGGGGTAGCGGTACGGGCGCACGGCGACAGGCACCGTATCCGGCAGCAGGTGGATGTGGTGGTCACAGGGGCGCGCCGGCGGTAGGCACTGTGGCTCATCGAAGATGTCACTGTGCTGCTGCAGGAGGTCGGCCAGGAGGGGGTGCGCCTCGTCGAGCGCTGCCGCCATCATCTGGAGTTGAGGGGTCACGGGCCCTGTAACGATGCCCGCCCACTGGACGCGGCGGCCGCCCTCGCGCCAGAAGATGAGGGTCAGCGTGTCGAAGTCCCAGAGGATGGGGGCGAGTGTGGACAGTAAGTCGACACCGAGGATGAAGTCGTAGCAGCCCAAGTTGATGCCGACGCAGTCGATGGAGAAGTGCTTGTTGCCGATGAGGATGGGAACCTGCCGAGCCACGctacttgtgacggtaaagcatacgtccgttgggaaccccaataggaaggtatgatgcgtacagcagcgagttttccttcagaaagaaaccaaggttatcgaactagtaggagatgaagatcatgtgaaggttgttggtgaaggagtgtagtgcagcgcaacaccagggattccggtgccaacgtggaacctgcacaacacaatcaaaatactttaccccaacttaacagtgaggttgtcaatctcaccggcttgctgaaaacaacggattaaacgtatggtgtggaaaatgatgtttgcttgcagtaaacaaaagagaacaataattgcagtagattgtatttcagatgtaaaagaatggaccggggtccacagttcactagtggtgtctctccaataagataaataacatgttgggtgaacaaattacagttgggcaattgacaaatagagagggcataacaatgcacatacatatcatgatgactactatgagatttacttagggcattatgacaaagaacatagaccgccatccagcatgcatctatgcctaaaaagtccaccttcgggttagcatccgcaccccttccagtattaagttgcaaacaacagacaattgcattaagtactgtgcgtaatgtaaacaatacaaatatccttagacaaagcattgatgttttatccctagtggcaacagcacatccacaaccttaggggttgctgtcactcccccagattcaatggagacatgaacccactatctagcataaatactccctcttagagttacaagtatcaacttggccagagcctctactagcaacggagagcatgcaagatcataaataacatatatgatagatcaataatcaacttgacatagtattccatattcatcggatcccaacaaacacaacatgtagcattacaaatagatgatcttgatcatgataggcagctcacaagatctaaacatgatagcacaagaggagaagacaaccatctagctactactatggacccatagtccaaggatgaactactcacgcatcagtccggaggcgggcatggtgatgtagagtcctccggtgatgattcccctctccggcagggtgccggaggagatctcctaaaccccccgagttagggttgacggtggtggcgtctctggaactgttctggaatTCTGGCTCTCTGTGCTAGGGTTTtcagggacgaaggaataaataggcgaaggggcagagtcgggggagccagggggtgatgtctacgtgtgcttctattcttgtagacagtgttgggcctccaagagcagcggtttgtagaacagcagcaagtttcccttaagtgaatcatccaaggtttatcgaactcagggaggtagaggtcaaagatatccctctcaagcaaccctgcaattaagatacaagaagtctcttgtgtccccaatacacttgtcagatgtataggtgcactagttcggcgaagagatagtgaaatacaagtaatatggatgattataagtagtaattgcaatctgaaataaaaatggcagcaatcgaacatgtagcagaacttgttggaaacgatgtttcaatgcttagaaacaaggcctagggatcatactttcactagtggacactctcaacaatgatcacataattgaataaataaatgctactctcaaacactctcttgttggataacaaacaccattcattatgtagggctataaaagcacacctcaagccggagtaaacaagctccacaacttcataaaggaatcacacacgatgcgcacactgtcaccatcacaccgtggagagtaactccggagttcatattaaagtaacctctaaagtgcataatagacaagagtaacatctacatattcaactagatcacaaagctcatgatcacataaagatcacaccatgggagagagagatgaaccacatagctaccggtagagccctcagccccgggggagaactactccctcctcatcatgggagacaacaacgacgatgaagatgacgatggagtcgatggagatggattccgggggcaattccccgtcccggcggcgtgccggaacagagacttctgtccccagaacttggcttcgcgatggcggtggctacggaactcttcgtggaatatgacttatgtccttagggttttcgcatctgggagaatatataggcggaagggcggcctcggaggggccccagggtgccctccccacctggtggcgcggccaggagtgggcccgcgcccccctatggtgtgggggccccttggccccctctggcccttctctggctctctgggtccgtctcggtaaaatattgacttctgtcttcgtggggtccaattccgagaatatttcctgtgtagaatttctgaaaccaaaacagcagaaaacaggaactggcacttcggcatcttgttaataggttagtcccggaaaatgcataaaaatgatataaagtgtgaacaaaacatgtaggtattgtcataaaactagcatggaacataagaaattatagatacgttggagacgtatcaagcatccccaagcatagttcctactcgccctcgagtaggtaaacgataaaaagaataatttctgaagtgacatgctaccaacatgatcttgatcaatactattgtaaagcatatgagatgaatgaagtgactcaaagcaatggtctatagtttactaacaaatagataatgactaaacaactgaatcatatagcaaaaacttttcatgaatagtactttcaagacaagcatcaaaaagtcttgcataagagttaactcataaagcaatagattcttaataagaggctttgaagcaacacaaaggaagatttaagtttcagcaatttctttcaactttcaacatgtatatctcatggataattgtcaacacaaagtaatatgatgagtgcaataagtaaacatgtaagaatcaatgcacacagttgacacaagtgtttgcttctaagatagaaagaagtaggtaaactgactcaacataaagtaaaagaaaggcccttcgcagagggaagcagggattactcatgtgctagagctttttattttgaaaacatggaaacaattgtgtcaacggtagtaataattcatatgtgttatgcataaaacctcctataagttgcaagcctcatgcatcgaatataatagtgcccgcaccttgtcctaattagctcggacttccatggattatcattgcattacatatgtttcaaccaagtgtcacaaaggggtacctctatgccacctgtacaaaggtccaaggagataaatcgcatttgatttctcgattttgatagatctcaacttgaggacatccataccgggacaacatagaaaacagataatggactcctcttttatgctttaagcattcaacaacagataatactctcataagagatttgaggattaatgtccaagatgaaacttccaccatgatacatggctttg includes the following:
- the LOC127306591 gene encoding myb-related protein Zm1, producing MGRGRAPCCAKVGLNRGSWTPQEDMRLVAYIQKHGHSNWRALPRQAGLLRCGKSCRLRWINYLRPDLRRGNFTPDEEETVIKLHASLGNKWSRIAACLPGRTDNEIKNVWNTHLKKKASQSQTEQKPATDKNNREAANGDSNDAPVPSLSSGSSSTAITTTSNGSSGSDTEAGEQCETTNEPEMTDMLPPLELELEPDIDILDMLVDAPEEACPAAAPMLPSSCSTSSLTPSVGGLEELLELPEIDMDTDIWSIIDDDFARVPCSTTNASQQEAAKEWWLEDLERELGLWGPTEESQPQVDPHDQIGCDNVCS